A genomic segment from Candidatus Neomarinimicrobiota bacterium encodes:
- a CDS encoding hydroxylamine oxidoreductase produces MGSSKDILPNELSEESIECLECHKSDDVSLYQQWGNSKHYGANVGCYECHKAEEGDADAFEHNDYLISIIVSPNDCARCHEKEVDEFVNSHHSKAGQIMGSLDNVLAEVVEGNRGFITDGFPHGNSAAAVNGCWQCHGSQVKVNDDGTLDPATWPNSGIGRINPDGSAGSCSACHQRHEFSIAQARRPENCGKCHLGPDHPQKEIYDESKHGINFYANVDKMNLESSKWVVGEDYNAAPTCATCHMSATPNQDISHNIGLRIKWNNRPVHSKLSHETDEKWGLESASIHADTRRENMEDVCAGCHNDNFTDNFFIQYEGLIDLYDQKFATPGEQLYKAALPLLRKDSDGNHIKFSDPIDFTWFELWHHEGRRARHGASMMAPDYTHWHGTYDLGKHFYSKFIPEIEEIISHGLKSSDRNDVKAAKKLQKLLTKTLKSENHRWFLGEMDPAEKARRKKASDEFKARYK; encoded by the coding sequence ATGGGATCCTCAAAAGATATTTTACCAAATGAATTATCTGAAGAGTCGATTGAATGTTTGGAGTGTCATAAATCTGATGATGTGAGTTTGTATCAACAGTGGGGGAATAGTAAACATTATGGCGCAAATGTTGGCTGTTATGAATGTCACAAAGCTGAAGAAGGTGATGCAGATGCTTTTGAACATAATGATTATTTGATTTCAATTATTGTGAGTCCAAATGATTGTGCTCGTTGTCATGAAAAAGAAGTGGATGAATTTGTTAATTCTCACCACTCAAAGGCTGGGCAAATTATGGGCTCATTGGATAATGTTTTGGCAGAAGTGGTTGAAGGTAATCGTGGATTTATTACAGATGGTTTTCCTCATGGAAATTCTGCTGCAGCTGTGAATGGATGTTGGCAATGTCATGGCTCCCAAGTAAAAGTTAATGATGATGGAACACTTGATCCTGCTACTTGGCCAAATTCGGGTATTGGTCGAATTAATCCAGACGGTTCAGCGGGTTCATGTTCTGCTTGTCATCAAAGACATGAATTTTCTATCGCACAAGCTCGTCGGCCAGAAAATTGCGGAAAATGTCACCTAGGTCCAGATCATCCACAGAAAGAAATTTATGATGAGTCAAAACACGGTATTAACTTTTATGCAAATGTAGATAAAATGAATTTAGAATCATCCAAATGGGTTGTTGGCGAAGATTATAATGCTGCTCCTACCTGTGCGACTTGCCATATGTCTGCTACACCAAATCAAGATATTTCACATAATATTGGATTAAGAATAAAATGGAATAATCGTCCGGTTCATTCCAAATTATCTCATGAGACTGATGAAAAATGGGGATTAGAATCCGCATCAATTCATGCAGATACTCGAAGAGAAAATATGGAAGATGTATGCGCTGGATGCCATAATGACAATTTCACAGATAATTTCTTTATTCAGTATGAAGGACTTATTGACCTATATGACCAAAAGTTTGCCACACCTGGAGAACAATTATATAAAGCTGCATTACCATTACTTCGAAAAGATAGTGATGGAAACCATATTAAGTTTTCAGACCCAATCGATTTTACATGGTTTGAACTTTGGCATCACGAAGGACGTAGAGCAAGACATGGCGCTTCTATGATGGCCCCGGATTACACTCATTGGCATGGAACTTATGATTTAGGAAAGCACTTCTATTCTAAATTTATTCCTGAAATTGAAGAAATAATTTCACATGGCTTAAAATCCAGTGATAGGAATGATGTGAAAGCAGCAAAGAAACTCCAAAAGCTATTAACAAAAACATTGAAATCAGAGAATCATCGATGGTTTTTAGGGGAAATGGATCCAGCTGAAAAGGCACGACGTAAAAAAGCATCTGATGAATTTAAAGCGCGATATAAATAA
- a CDS encoding alginate export family protein produces MLKNTLILISLFGMLIAEGNPLKFSGQVRQRFEMVDKDFTDTTSFNNQNYLRTRFAVSYDNDDYSTFVQLQDSRVFGTETSTLGDGTADALDVHQANFKLKNLFGMPLSAKVGRFEAAYGPQRLIGAVGWHNIGRSFDGVVFNFKNDFANVDFFNFKQVEASTVNDEDDFNVRGAYTHLSLMEGHKTQAFAIQDGERMTFGGYGKGAFAGVSYELEFAMQNGAESDNVNYGGMMYGLNADYKIGGMTLSAGMDFVSGDDSTTTDVNESFNTLYATNHKYYGYMDYFLNVPEHTGGLGLSDFHVKLSGFKIAGHTVKVAYHMFGADQSADSFGNELDITLIKPIAKNVKVMGGYSLFMPGKLKSDSGANGSFAYLMTIVNF; encoded by the coding sequence ATGTTAAAAAACACACTCATACTTATTTCACTATTCGGAATGTTAATAGCCGAAGGAAACCCGTTGAAGTTTTCGGGTCAAGTTCGACAAAGATTCGAAATGGTAGATAAGGATTTTACAGATACAACATCATTTAATAACCAAAATTATCTTCGGACGCGTTTTGCTGTTTCCTATGATAATGACGATTACAGCACATTTGTTCAATTGCAGGATTCCCGTGTTTTCGGAACGGAAACAAGCACTTTGGGAGACGGAACTGCAGATGCATTGGATGTTCACCAAGCAAACTTTAAACTCAAAAATTTATTTGGAATGCCATTAAGTGCAAAGGTGGGAAGATTTGAAGCAGCTTATGGTCCACAAAGACTCATTGGCGCTGTGGGTTGGCATAATATTGGGCGAAGCTTTGATGGCGTTGTTTTCAATTTTAAGAACGATTTTGCGAATGTAGATTTTTTCAATTTTAAGCAAGTGGAAGCAAGCACTGTGAATGACGAAGATGATTTTAATGTCCGTGGTGCTTATACCCATTTAAGCTTAATGGAAGGTCATAAAACACAAGCATTCGCCATTCAGGATGGAGAGAGAATGACATTTGGCGGATATGGAAAAGGTGCTTTTGCCGGTGTGAGTTACGAATTGGAATTTGCTATGCAGAATGGTGCAGAATCAGACAATGTAAATTATGGCGGAATGATGTATGGATTGAATGCGGACTATAAAATTGGCGGTATGACTCTTTCAGCCGGAATGGATTTTGTGTCTGGGGATGATTCAACGACGACTGACGTAAATGAGTCTTTTAATACGCTCTATGCTACCAATCATAAATATTATGGATATATGGATTATTTTTTGAATGTTCCTGAGCATACAGGTGGATTGGGATTGTCTGATTTTCATGTAAAATTATCCGGGTTTAAAATTGCGGGACATACCGTAAAAGTCGCTTACCACATGTTTGGTGCAGACCAAAGTGCTGATTCCTTTGGGAATGAATTGGATATCACGTTGATAAAACCCATTGCGAAAAATGTAAAAGTGATGGGTGGATATTCCTTATTTATGCCGGGTAAGCTGAAATCGGATAGTGGAGCAAATGGGAGTTTCGCATACCTTATGACAATAGTAAATTTCTGA
- a CDS encoding cytochrome c has protein sequence MMDTKSIIKLGIVVVLLFGLQKCLTNEPRELNVEFIPEMVHSVPFDAFAENPNYPNGQTLQMPAEGTIARGFLPEYSQGELTEELAGNVLKSPIENSDKNRVRGEWVYRNYCLVCHGMTGLGDGPVTKRGVPPPPSLLSDNVRNMKDGQLYFIISNGKGNMASYRSQVQREDRWKVIQYLKTMGN, from the coding sequence ATGATGGACACGAAATCAATCATTAAACTGGGAATTGTGGTGGTATTGTTATTCGGACTGCAAAAATGTCTCACAAACGAACCTCGTGAATTGAATGTTGAATTTATTCCGGAAATGGTGCATTCTGTTCCATTTGATGCCTTTGCTGAAAATCCGAATTACCCTAATGGTCAAACCTTACAAATGCCGGCGGAAGGGACCATTGCTCGGGGATTTCTTCCCGAATATTCCCAGGGTGAACTCACAGAAGAATTAGCTGGAAACGTGCTGAAAAGCCCCATAGAAAATTCAGATAAGAATAGGGTTCGTGGTGAATGGGTGTATCGTAATTATTGTCTTGTATGTCACGGAATGACAGGTTTGGGCGACGGACCCGTAACAAAGCGGGGTGTTCCTCCGCCACCATCACTTCTTTCAGACAATGTAAGAAACATGAAGGATGGACAATTGTATTTCATCATTTCAAATGGAAAAGGGAATATGGCGTCTTATCGTTCACAAGTGCAAAGAGAAGACCGATGGAAAGTGATTCAATATTTAAAGACAATGGGGAATTAG
- a CDS encoding DUF3341 domain-containing protein: protein MKKYFIVSFDNEYDLVKATQDFRDKGFTIMDAFTPYAVHGLDKAMGLKPSRLGKICFGFALLGLAIGLYGQYWISAVNWPINIGGKPWNSMPGFMPIAFETTVLFAGLGTVFTLLWRTGVLPGRKPKIYAADVTDDKFVLVLTEELSSFNSEKAEEISSQHNALEWHEKLESE, encoded by the coding sequence ATGAAGAAGTATTTCATCGTATCCTTCGATAATGAGTATGATTTAGTGAAAGCAACGCAGGATTTTAGAGATAAAGGGTTCACCATAATGGATGCCTTTACGCCTTACGCAGTTCATGGATTGGATAAAGCAATGGGATTGAAACCGTCCCGACTGGGGAAAATATGTTTTGGTTTTGCTCTCTTGGGATTGGCGATCGGTTTATATGGACAATATTGGATTTCTGCTGTGAATTGGCCTATCAATATTGGGGGAAAACCATGGAATTCCATGCCAGGATTTATGCCCATTGCTTTTGAAACGACCGTGCTCTTCGCTGGATTGGGAACGGTATTTACCTTACTTTGGCGGACAGGCGTTTTGCCCGGACGAAAGCCAAAAATTTATGCGGCGGATGTGACTGATGATAAATTTGTGCTTGTCCTTACGGAAGAATTGAGCTCGTTTAACAGCGAAAAAGCAGAAGAAATTTCAAGCCAACACAATGCCCTTGAATGGCACGAAAAATTGGAATCAGAATGA
- the nrfD gene encoding polysulfide reductase NrfD, with amino-acid sequence MANQLESIREPLVHGNKNLKTITNDVVGIMDKKPTGLWWVGFLIALSALTLGVVAVSYQIMTGIGTWGLNKTVGWAFDITNFVFWVGIGHAGTLISAILFLFRQKWRTSINRSAEAMTIFAVMCAGLFPIIHMGRPWMAYWMFPYPNTRGPLWINFRSPLAWDVFAIGTYLIISAVFWYIGMIPDLATVRDRAKTKIKKAIFGFMSFGWSGSFITWHRYETVYGLLAGLAAPLVVSVHTIVSFDFATSSIPGWHTTTFPPYFVAGAVFSGFAMVLTLLLIARKAMRLEEYITVNHVENMTKVIILTGGIVTLSYATEFFMAWYSGNGYEQFVFLNRAMGPFAWAYWIMVGCNLLTPQFFWFKKIRTNMMMVFILSIFINIGMWFERFVIIVTSLHRDFLPSAWAMYTPSYVEIATLIGSFGLFFTLFMLFIRYMPIISIGEVKNVLQFKGRNGGEE; translated from the coding sequence ATGGCTAATCAGCTTGAGTCTATAAGAGAACCCCTGGTTCATGGAAATAAAAATTTAAAAACTATCACCAATGATGTTGTAGGTATCATGGACAAAAAGCCAACCGGATTATGGTGGGTTGGATTTTTAATTGCATTAAGTGCATTGACATTGGGGGTTGTTGCTGTTTCCTACCAAATCATGACTGGAATTGGCACCTGGGGTTTAAACAAAACTGTGGGCTGGGCTTTTGATATTACCAATTTCGTTTTTTGGGTGGGAATAGGGCATGCTGGAACGTTGATTTCTGCCATTCTCTTTTTATTCAGACAAAAGTGGCGGACATCCATCAATCGATCTGCGGAAGCTATGACAATATTTGCCGTGATGTGTGCCGGATTATTTCCCATCATTCACATGGGTCGACCATGGATGGCGTATTGGATGTTTCCTTATCCCAATACGCGGGGACCACTTTGGATTAACTTCCGCTCGCCACTGGCGTGGGATGTATTTGCCATCGGGACCTATTTAATTATTTCTGCAGTCTTTTGGTATATCGGTATGATTCCAGATTTAGCCACCGTTCGAGACCGAGCAAAAACAAAAATAAAGAAAGCAATTTTCGGATTCATGAGTTTTGGCTGGTCCGGTTCGTTTATAACGTGGCATAGATACGAAACAGTTTATGGTTTGTTGGCAGGATTGGCAGCGCCCTTGGTGGTGTCGGTGCATACGATTGTGAGTTTTGATTTTGCAACGTCCTCCATTCCCGGCTGGCACACGACGACCTTCCCACCATACTTTGTTGCCGGCGCAGTATTTTCCGGTTTTGCCATGGTCTTGACCTTACTTTTGATTGCACGAAAAGCCATGCGATTGGAAGAATATATTACGGTAAATCATGTTGAAAATATGACGAAAGTGATTATTCTGACAGGTGGGATTGTAACTTTATCTTATGCCACTGAATTTTTTATGGCCTGGTATTCGGGAAATGGATACGAGCAATTTGTTTTCTTAAATCGGGCCATGGGACCTTTTGCTTGGGCGTATTGGATTATGGTCGGCTGTAATTTGCTTACGCCCCAATTTTTCTGGTTCAAGAAAATAAGAACCAATATGATGATGGTTTTCATCCTATCAATTTTCATCAATATCGGCATGTGGTTTGAGCGATTTGTCATTATCGTAACATCCTTACACAGAGATTTCCTACCGTCGGCGTGGGCCATGTATACACCGTCTTATGTGGAAATTGCCACGCTCATTGGAAGTTTTGGATTATTCTTTACGCTATTCATGTTATTCATCCGATACATGCCCATTATTTCCATCGGAGAAGTAAAGAATGTCCTGCAGTTTAAAGGTCGAAACGGAGGGGAGGAATGA
- a CDS encoding 4Fe-4S dicluster domain-containing protein — translation MSKDKKYWMSKDEISVIESVAGPADLETASTEWNRRDFLKTAGFSLAAFMTACSKTPVNKAIPFLIQPEEIIPGKAYWYASTSHACGSGCGVLVKNRDSRPIKLEGNPDHPVSQGGLCPVCQASVIELYDSKRLFHPILSGEEVSWNVLDKSVVQGLQKARENGQKIVLLTETVTSPSTKYYIKKFLKKYANANHVEYDPISYSAILDAHEMNYGKRILPQYDFEKADMILSFDADFLGTWLSPTQFTKDYRKNRNLDAKHISKHIQVESRLSVTGAKADERIVKSPAGMLQLAKDIEHALSGKGGHGIASDIAKELKHYKGKSLVVSSMNEPAMQESVNRINHALGNVGKTVILKNPNLQKSGNDASVVQLIADMKAGKVGALLVAGVNPVYDLPEGEAFTDSMKTIPTTVCFSAKQNETTELCNAICPSPHYLESWSDDEFTSGTLSMTQPAIQALGDTKSLRKSVTGWAGIDDDERNLVRNYWKKIYTTRKKGSQSFNRWWDNLVHDGFVKIKPKSVSVSRFKKGAMAKSLLKNGLTLVAYPSLQMLDGRHAENPWLQELPDPISKLTWDNAANLSPKKAKELGVSQSDVIQIKASGKSVELPVYIQEGQSDEVVAVSLGYGRKGTERFKNFGPDWIQKKATLGEGELVGERINHLLERNDNALSFSGISVSISKTGKTADLALTQTYNTLKNPENTAPPSMKVRPFIQETTFDEYKKDPSSGAHHGHQVVTLWKDDHPYDKHHWGMAIDLGACTGCSACVISCQVENNVPVVGKDEVFRRRDMAWMRIDRYYSGEGDDVDVAFQPMMCQHCDNSPCEPVCPVLATVHSSEGLNQQVYNRCVGTRFCANNCPYKVRRFNWFDYAHNDELENMVLNPDVTVRSRGVMEKCSMCIQRIQEAKIEAKAKGIPLADGDIKLACQQSCPADAITFGDLNDPESDISKLVEDPRHYHVLEELNARPTVGYLTMVRNREEEKGGNHHG, via the coding sequence ATGAGTAAAGATAAAAAATATTGGATGAGCAAAGATGAGATTTCGGTAATAGAATCTGTTGCCGGTCCTGCAGATTTGGAAACAGCATCCACAGAGTGGAATCGTAGAGATTTCCTAAAAACAGCCGGATTTTCATTGGCTGCATTTATGACGGCGTGTTCAAAAACACCGGTGAATAAAGCCATCCCATTTTTGATCCAACCGGAAGAAATTATCCCCGGTAAAGCCTATTGGTATGCCTCTACAAGTCATGCCTGTGGTTCCGGGTGCGGCGTGTTGGTGAAAAATCGAGACAGCCGTCCCATCAAATTGGAAGGAAATCCTGACCATCCGGTGAGTCAAGGTGGGTTATGTCCTGTATGTCAGGCGAGTGTGATTGAATTGTATGATTCAAAACGCTTGTTTCATCCGATACTTTCTGGCGAAGAAGTCAGTTGGAATGTTTTGGATAAATCGGTGGTTCAAGGATTGCAAAAAGCTCGGGAAAACGGACAAAAAATTGTATTGCTCACAGAAACAGTGACAAGTCCTTCTACAAAATATTATATCAAAAAATTCTTGAAAAAGTATGCCAATGCAAATCATGTGGAATATGATCCTATCTCTTATTCCGCCATTTTAGATGCACATGAAATGAATTACGGCAAGCGGATTTTACCCCAATATGATTTTGAAAAAGCAGACATGATTTTGAGTTTTGATGCTGATTTTCTTGGCACTTGGCTTTCGCCGACACAGTTTACGAAAGATTATCGGAAGAATCGAAATTTGGATGCGAAACACATTTCAAAGCATATTCAAGTTGAATCTCGATTATCTGTAACCGGTGCAAAAGCGGACGAGCGAATTGTAAAATCTCCGGCAGGAATGCTACAACTTGCCAAAGACATCGAGCATGCATTAAGTGGAAAAGGCGGACATGGAATTGCATCAGATATTGCTAAAGAATTGAAGCATTATAAGGGAAAAAGTTTGGTGGTTTCCAGTATGAACGAACCCGCCATGCAAGAGAGTGTCAATAGAATTAACCATGCTTTAGGGAATGTTGGGAAGACGGTTATTTTGAAAAACCCAAATTTACAAAAGAGCGGGAATGATGCTTCAGTAGTACAATTAATCGCTGATATGAAAGCGGGAAAAGTGGGTGCATTATTGGTTGCTGGCGTGAATCCTGTTTACGATTTACCGGAAGGAGAAGCGTTTACGGATTCCATGAAAACGATTCCAACAACAGTCTGTTTTTCCGCAAAACAAAACGAAACCACTGAATTATGTAATGCTATTTGCCCGTCGCCCCATTATTTAGAATCCTGGTCCGATGATGAATTTACATCCGGAACTTTGTCCATGACTCAACCAGCTATCCAAGCTTTGGGTGACACAAAAAGCTTACGAAAATCCGTTACAGGCTGGGCTGGGATCGACGACGACGAACGAAATTTGGTTCGCAATTATTGGAAGAAAATTTATACGACTCGCAAAAAAGGAAGCCAGTCATTTAATCGATGGTGGGATAATTTGGTTCACGACGGTTTTGTTAAGATTAAACCCAAATCCGTTTCTGTGAGCAGATTTAAAAAAGGTGCAATGGCGAAATCACTCTTGAAAAATGGATTGACGCTTGTGGCTTATCCGTCATTGCAAATGCTGGACGGCCGTCATGCAGAAAATCCCTGGTTGCAAGAATTACCAGATCCCATTTCAAAACTAACTTGGGATAATGCAGCGAATCTTTCCCCGAAAAAAGCCAAAGAATTGGGTGTAAGTCAATCAGATGTGATTCAAATAAAAGCCAGCGGAAAATCGGTAGAATTGCCCGTGTATATTCAAGAAGGGCAGAGCGATGAAGTGGTGGCTGTGTCTCTGGGTTATGGACGAAAAGGCACGGAACGGTTTAAAAATTTCGGACCGGACTGGATTCAGAAAAAAGCGACACTTGGTGAAGGTGAATTGGTAGGTGAACGCATCAATCATCTTCTTGAAAGAAACGATAACGCCCTTTCGTTTTCTGGTATTTCAGTGAGCATTTCCAAGACAGGGAAAACCGCAGATTTGGCGTTAACCCAAACATATAACACGCTAAAAAATCCTGAAAATACCGCACCACCTTCTATGAAAGTGCGACCTTTTATCCAAGAAACGACTTTTGACGAATATAAAAAAGATCCATCTTCGGGAGCACATCATGGTCATCAAGTGGTAACGCTATGGAAGGATGACCATCCCTACGACAAACATCATTGGGGCATGGCGATTGATTTGGGTGCGTGCACCGGATGTTCCGCCTGCGTCATTTCTTGCCAAGTGGAAAATAATGTTCCGGTTGTAGGAAAAGATGAAGTATTTCGTCGTCGCGACATGGCGTGGATGCGGATTGACCGATATTATTCAGGCGAAGGGGACGATGTGGATGTGGCGTTTCAGCCCATGATGTGTCAGCATTGTGATAATTCACCATGTGAGCCAGTTTGTCCTGTTTTGGCGACGGTACATAGCTCGGAAGGATTGAATCAGCAAGTCTATAATCGTTGCGTGGGAACGCGATTTTGTGCCAATAATTGCCCCTACAAAGTTCGACGATTTAATTGGTTTGACTATGCTCATAATGATGAATTAGAAAATATGGTTTTGAATCCGGATGTAACGGTGCGAAGCCGAGGCGTCATGGAAAAATGTTCCATGTGCATTCAACGGATTCAAGAAGCGAAAATTGAAGCAAAAGCAAAAGGAATTCCATTAGCGGATGGTGATATAAAATTAGCGTGTCAGCAATCATGTCCAGCTGACGCAATTACTTTTGGCGATTTGAATGATCCGGAATCTGATATTTCAAAATTAGTGGAAGACCCTCGTCATTATCATGTTTTGGAAGAGTTGAATGCGCGACCAACTGTTGGATATTTGACTATGGTTAGAAATCGCGAAGAAGAAAAAGGGGGAAATCATCATGGCTAA
- a CDS encoding cytochrome c3 family protein, producing the protein MKKQLKLITLLILVGGLLVIFSNSTFRMPGNQQNYEPIQPIDFSHRLHAGEMEVPCQYCHYGASQSRHAGIPATSVCMNCHKYVSATKDDLRLEEEQAMAEGREMRPLTSLEIIKIYSAMGYDPQGNPVEGKAGKSVEWVKVHNIPDFVFFSHKPHIAAGVDCTDCHGDVASMERIKQTEDLSMGWCLDCHRKDHESLTAAPERTQLLLDCATCHY; encoded by the coding sequence ATGAAAAAGCAATTAAAACTCATTACGCTTTTGATTTTGGTCGGTGGACTCTTGGTGATTTTCAGTAACAGCACATTTAGGATGCCGGGAAATCAACAAAATTATGAGCCCATACAACCCATTGACTTTTCCCATCGTCTGCACGCGGGCGAAATGGAAGTGCCTTGCCAATATTGTCATTATGGAGCGTCTCAAAGTCGCCATGCAGGCATTCCTGCCACAAGTGTTTGTATGAATTGTCACAAGTATGTATCTGCTACAAAAGATGATTTACGGTTGGAAGAAGAACAGGCAATGGCAGAAGGCAGAGAAATGCGTCCGCTCACATCTTTGGAAATTATCAAAATTTATTCCGCCATGGGATACGACCCCCAAGGAAATCCGGTGGAAGGAAAAGCAGGAAAATCGGTGGAATGGGTAAAGGTGCATAATATTCCAGATTTCGTTTTCTTCAGTCATAAACCCCACATTGCTGCCGGCGTGGATTGTACCGATTGTCATGGCGATGTGGCTTCGATGGAACGCATTAAACAGACAGAAGATTTATCTATGGGTTGGTGTTTGGATTGCCACCGGAAAGACCATGAATCGCTCACCGCAGCCCCGGAACGGACACAACTTTTATTGGATTGTGCAACATGCCACTATTAA
- the ric gene encoding iron-sulfur cluster repair di-iron protein: MLKEKTVGEIVAEDIRTANVFKKHGFDFCCGGGEKLETACSNKGADLEAIVADLEFVLSDQKSSDDFQSMPLDKLVDHIFNTHHQFIYENGSITADFISKVARVHGERHPETVEVAKLFNELMQDLHQHMMKEERILFPYIKKMAEQSQSNGAFVNGPISVMMAEHDTAGDILKKMNALANGYEPPADGCNTYRAAYANIQALEDDIHMHIHLENNILFPKALELEEKLLG; this comes from the coding sequence ATGTTAAAAGAAAAAACAGTAGGGGAAATTGTTGCGGAAGATATTCGGACTGCAAATGTATTCAAAAAACACGGCTTTGATTTTTGTTGCGGTGGTGGAGAAAAACTAGAAACAGCCTGTAGCAATAAAGGAGCTGATTTGGAAGCAATTGTTGCTGATTTGGAATTTGTATTGAGCGATCAAAAATCAAGTGATGATTTTCAATCCATGCCTTTGGATAAATTGGTGGACCATATTTTCAACACCCACCATCAATTCATTTATGAGAATGGATCTATAACGGCAGATTTCATAAGTAAGGTGGCACGGGTTCATGGCGAGCGTCACCCTGAAACGGTTGAAGTGGCAAAATTATTCAATGAACTCATGCAGGATTTACATCAGCACATGATGAAGGAAGAGCGAATTCTGTTCCCTTACATTAAGAAAATGGCAGAGCAATCGCAAAGCAATGGTGCGTTTGTGAATGGTCCCATTTCTGTGATGATGGCTGAACATGATACAGCTGGAGATATTCTAAAAAAGATGAACGCATTGGCAAATGGCTACGAACCGCCGGCAGATGGATGTAATACTTATCGCGCTGCCTACGCAAATATTCAAGCCTTGGAAGATGATATTCATATGCACATCCATTTGGAAAATAATATTTTATTTCCAAAGGCGTTGGAATTGGAAGAGAAACTTTTAGGGTAA